The Cyprinus carpio isolate SPL01 chromosome A19, ASM1834038v1, whole genome shotgun sequence genome has a segment encoding these proteins:
- the LOC109111868 gene encoding free fatty acid receptor 3-like has product MSEDSTVFLAIYIITFLIAFPNAVLAFFSCIHKIHRKPLPIDIFMLNLTISDLIFLTYLPVKMKEAADNLVWNMPYILCHVNIFMFFLPFYSSGLFLTAISAERYVCVAFPVNYKSPNRIIYTIIICVGIWVLVVITSIFPYKVAFLDSDEADNTTNKGHLMAEPQRCYSNFTAKQLRELLPVRLSIVVVFFLLPLLICCFCYINLICILLKFPLIKKQRKLRVVGLIVGTLLVFAVSFAPYNASHIVGFIKKENPDWRMKALMLSTLNACFDPIIFFCISKDMRRVIKVCAKALCSFMPI; this is encoded by the coding sequence ATGTCAGAAGATTCAACGGTGTTTCTCGCCATATATATCATCACATTCCTGATTGCTTTTCCTAATGCTGTGCTGGCATTCTTCTCATGTATTCACAAGATTCACCGTAAACCTTTGCCCATTGACATATTCATGTTGAACCTCACTATTTCTGACCTCATCTTCCTCACCTACCTGCCTGTCAAGATGAAAGAGGCTGCAGATAATTTGGTTTGGAACATGCCCTATATCTTGTGCCACGTCAATATCTTCatgttctttcttcctttttattCCAGTGGCCTGTTCTTGACAGCAATCAGTGCTGAGCGCTATGTGTGTGTAGCATTTCCAGTTAATTATAAAAGTCCAAATAGGataatttatacaataattatatGTGTTGGTATCTGGGTGCTTGTTGTAATAACTTCGATATTTCCTTACAAGGTAGCATTTTTAGATTCTGATGAAGCAGACAACACCACTAATAAGGGCCATCTGATGGCGGAACCTCAGAGATGTTACAGTAACTTTACAGCGAAACAGCTCAGAGAACTGCTTCCAGTGCGTCTGAGTATAGTAGTGGTGTTTTTCCTTTTACCTCTCCTTATCTGCTGCTTCTGTTACatcaatttaatttgtattttgttaaagTTTCCTCTCATCAAGAAACAACGTAAACTCCGGGTGGTTGGACTGATTGTGGGGACTCTCCTTGTGTTTGCAGTTAGTTTTGCACCCTACAATGCATCACACATAGTGGgctttatcaaaaaagaaaacccAGATTGGCGCATGAAAGCTCTAATGCTGAGcactttaaatgcatgttttgatcctattatatttttctgtatcTCTAAGGATATGAGAAGGGTCATCAAAGTATGTGCAAAGGCCTTGTGCAGTTTTATGCCTATTTAA